The following are from one region of the Sphingomonas oryzagri genome:
- a CDS encoding phosphatidate cytidylyltransferase codes for MTADPAAVPPKKKSDLAIRTVTGIALILVAVACLVYGKDPFWLLLTFAGLVMVAEWCGLVAVPRWQMWIALIGLLCAFILENNHVDVPQTASWYTLLAATLAAFVFSRNVRLAAGMLYVGLPVLSLFYIHDQYDGIDLSFWTLAIVWATDIGAYFSGRTFGGPKLAPVWSPNKTWSGLIGGMIAAEAVGIGLTHVLHVSMRLAVLAGVLAVAAQMGDLFESQMKRRAGVKDSGKLLPGHGGVMDRLDGCVPVLCIVALIVASGYL; via the coding sequence ATGACCGCCGATCCTGCCGCCGTTCCGCCGAAGAAGAAGTCCGACCTCGCCATCCGGACCGTCACCGGCATTGCCCTCATCCTCGTTGCGGTGGCCTGTCTGGTCTACGGCAAGGACCCGTTCTGGCTTTTGCTGACCTTCGCCGGCCTGGTGATGGTCGCCGAATGGTGCGGGCTTGTCGCAGTGCCGCGCTGGCAGATGTGGATCGCGCTGATCGGCCTGCTCTGCGCCTTCATCCTCGAAAACAACCATGTCGATGTGCCGCAGACGGCCAGCTGGTACACGCTGCTCGCGGCCACGCTCGCAGCCTTCGTGTTCAGTCGCAATGTCAGGCTTGCGGCGGGGATGCTCTATGTCGGGCTGCCCGTGCTGTCGCTGTTCTATATCCACGATCAATATGACGGGATCGACCTCAGCTTCTGGACGCTGGCGATCGTATGGGCGACGGACATCGGTGCCTATTTCTCCGGACGAACCTTCGGCGGACCCAAACTCGCGCCGGTGTGGAGCCCCAACAAGACCTGGTCTGGCCTGATCGGCGGGATGATCGCGGCGGAGGCGGTGGGTATCGGACTGACCCATGTGCTCCACGTATCGATGCGGCTTGCGGTGCTGGCCGGCGTCCTTGCGGTGGCGGCGCAGATGGGCGACCTGTTCGAGAGTCAGATGAAGCGGCGCGCGGGCGTCAAGGATTCGGGCAAGTTGCTGCCGGGACACGGCGGCGTGATGGATCGCCTCGATGGATGCGTGCCGGTGCTGTGCATCGTGGCGCTGATCGTGGCTTCGGGTTATTTGTGA
- the rseP gene encoding RIP metalloprotease RseP, giving the protein MSALGGFVWAVISFLLVIGPLIFIHEMGHYLVGRWCGVKAEAFSIGFGKEVVGWTDRRGTRWKLAALPLGGYVRFAGDMNPASQPSPEWLSLPAEERRQTFQAKPVWQRFLIVLAGPATNLLLAVLLFGGLLATYGEPFTPPVVAELMPHSAAAKAGLKPGDRIVSIDGEAMRRFQDIGFYIELRPDTDISVELDRDGRHLLLPVRTGVTEDKTSHTRLGVLGVMSGGGGMRPVPLAELPALSTDYAWGAFKSTFVGIAQVIGGERSAKELSGPIGVARVAGQVADMGWFPLIALMAVISINLGFINLLPIPMLDGGHLIFYIVEAVRRKPVEPQVQEWAFRSGLALLLCLMLFVTFNDLGSAGLWQKLAGLIG; this is encoded by the coding sequence GTGAGCGCTCTCGGTGGCTTTGTCTGGGCGGTGATTAGTTTCCTGCTGGTGATCGGGCCGCTGATCTTCATCCACGAGATGGGGCATTATCTGGTCGGCCGCTGGTGCGGGGTGAAGGCGGAGGCCTTCTCGATCGGCTTCGGCAAGGAAGTGGTCGGCTGGACGGACAGGCGCGGCACCCGCTGGAAGCTCGCGGCGCTGCCCCTGGGTGGATACGTCCGCTTCGCGGGCGACATGAACCCGGCGAGCCAGCCCAGCCCGGAATGGCTGTCGCTCCCCGCCGAGGAACGTCGGCAGACCTTCCAGGCGAAGCCGGTGTGGCAGCGCTTTCTGATCGTGCTGGCCGGGCCGGCGACGAACCTTTTGCTGGCCGTATTGTTGTTCGGCGGCCTGCTCGCGACCTACGGCGAGCCGTTCACTCCGCCGGTCGTCGCCGAGCTGATGCCCCACTCCGCCGCAGCCAAGGCCGGCCTGAAGCCGGGCGACCGCATCGTGAGCATCGACGGCGAAGCGATGCGTCGCTTTCAGGACATCGGTTTCTATATCGAATTGCGGCCCGACACCGATATCTCGGTCGAGCTCGACCGTGACGGGCGGCATCTGCTGTTGCCGGTCCGCACCGGGGTAACCGAAGATAAGACCAGCCACACGCGGCTCGGCGTGCTGGGCGTGATGAGCGGCGGTGGTGGGATGCGGCCTGTGCCGTTGGCGGAGCTTCCAGCGCTCTCGACGGACTATGCCTGGGGGGCGTTCAAGAGCACGTTCGTCGGCATTGCGCAGGTAATCGGCGGAGAGCGATCGGCGAAGGAACTGAGCGGCCCGATCGGCGTGGCCCGAGTGGCCGGGCAGGTGGCCGACATGGGTTGGTTTCCGCTGATCGCCTTGATGGCGGTCATCTCGATCAATCTGGGGTTCATCAATCTGCTGCCAATCCCGATGCTCGATGGCGGCCACCTTATTTTCTATATCGTCGAGGCGGTTCGCCGGAAGCCGGTCGAGCCGCAGGTGCAGGAGTGGGCCTTCCGATCGGGGCTTGCACTGCTGCTGTGTCTCATGCTGTTCGTGACATTCAATGATCTCGGCTCCGCCGGGTTGTGGCAGAAGCTGGCCGGGCTGATCGGGTAA
- the pyrH gene encoding UMP kinase codes for MTRPTFRRILLKLSGEVLMGPGQFGIDPDTVLRVAKEIVQVKEAGYELCIVVGGGNIFRGIAGAAKGFERASADYMGMLATVMNAIAVQNVLEQLGVETRVQSAIPMASVCEPFIRRRAERHLEKGRVVIFAAGVGSPFFTTDSGAALRAAEMKCDALFKGTSVDGVYDADPKKVPDAKRYDEIGFSDVLSRDLKIMDASAIALCRDNNIPIVVFNIREQGNLLKVLAGEGVATIVRNGE; via the coding sequence ATGACGCGCCCGACTTTCCGAAGGATTTTGCTCAAGCTCTCGGGTGAGGTGCTGATGGGGCCGGGCCAGTTCGGCATCGATCCCGACACCGTCCTGCGCGTCGCCAAGGAGATCGTGCAGGTCAAGGAAGCGGGCTACGAGCTGTGCATCGTGGTCGGCGGCGGCAACATCTTCCGTGGCATCGCCGGCGCCGCCAAGGGCTTCGAGCGCGCCTCGGCCGATTACATGGGTATGCTCGCCACCGTGATGAACGCCATCGCGGTGCAGAACGTGCTGGAGCAGCTCGGCGTCGAAACGCGGGTGCAGTCGGCGATCCCGATGGCATCGGTGTGCGAGCCGTTCATTCGCCGCCGTGCCGAGCGCCATCTTGAAAAGGGCCGCGTGGTGATCTTCGCCGCCGGTGTCGGATCGCCCTTCTTCACGACGGATTCGGGCGCCGCGCTGCGCGCCGCCGAGATGAAGTGCGACGCGCTGTTCAAGGGCACTTCGGTCGACGGCGTCTACGATGCCGATCCCAAGAAGGTGCCGGACGCCAAGCGTTACGACGAGATCGGGTTCAGCGACGTGCTGAGCCGCGATCTCAAGATCATGGACGCCAGCGCGATCGCGCTGTGCCGCGACAACAACATTCCGATCGTCGTCTTCAACATTCGCGAGCAGGGCAATCTGCTCAAGGTGCTCGCCGGAGAGGGCGTGGCGACGATCGTCCGCAACGGAGAATAA
- a CDS encoding isoprenyl transferase has protein sequence MPRHVAIIMDGNGRWAKARMLPRVAGHKQGVEAVKRTVRAAGDMGLEALTLYAFSSENWRRPAAEIADLMGLLRRFIKSELEEIAREGVKLRIIGDYRKMEPDLVSLLDDAVGRTASNTRLTLAIALNYGAQDELLRATRRLMREARAGEIDPDGLDDAAFEKRLDTDGLPRLDLLIRTSGEQRLSNFLLWQAAYAELVFTDTLWPDFDRAHLAAAIETFGRRERRYGGL, from the coding sequence ATGCCGCGCCACGTCGCGATCATCATGGATGGCAATGGCCGCTGGGCGAAGGCCCGGATGCTGCCGCGCGTGGCCGGTCACAAGCAGGGTGTCGAAGCGGTGAAGCGCACGGTGCGTGCCGCCGGCGACATGGGCCTGGAGGCGCTGACGCTCTACGCCTTCTCGTCGGAGAATTGGCGCCGGCCGGCGGCCGAGATCGCCGATCTGATGGGGCTGCTGCGCCGCTTCATCAAGTCGGAGCTGGAGGAGATCGCGCGCGAAGGCGTGAAGCTGCGCATCATCGGCGATTATCGCAAGATGGAGCCGGATCTCGTTTCGCTGCTTGATGATGCTGTGGGAAGAACAGCCTCCAACACACGGCTGACTCTCGCGATTGCGCTGAACTACGGCGCGCAGGACGAACTGCTGCGTGCCACTCGCCGGCTGATGCGCGAGGCGCGGGCAGGGGAGATCGATCCCGACGGGCTGGACGATGCGGCGTTCGAGAAGAGGCTCGATACGGACGGCCTGCCGCGGCTCGATCTGCTGATCCGGACTTCCGGCGAGCAGCGCCTCTCGAACTTTCTGCTGTGGCAGGCTGCCTATGCCGAGCTGGTCTTCACGGACACGCTCTGGCCGGATTTCGACCGTGCCCATCTCGCCGCCGCGATAGAGACGTTCGGGCGGCGCGAGCGGCGCTACGGGGGGCTATGA
- a CDS encoding OmpH family outer membrane protein: MTKMFKSAMLAATAVASFSTVPALAADGGTLVVDFDQVFQNSAAAKSATAQIQAKYQPLGAQRKAAFDSAVAAYNAQVDAIKKATKPGAQPSDTPARQQAAERVQQAQDSAEQLNQEVNQVMGYVRSQIVDHARPVAEQIRAERKATVVIPKDGVLASDPAADITSTLIQRLDTSFPTASIVLPQQPAAGAAAAPANPKAPQGR; the protein is encoded by the coding sequence ATGACCAAGATGTTCAAGTCGGCCATGCTGGCCGCCACCGCCGTTGCGTCCTTCTCGACGGTGCCCGCCCTCGCTGCCGATGGCGGCACGCTGGTCGTCGATTTCGACCAGGTGTTCCAGAACTCGGCGGCCGCAAAGAGCGCCACCGCCCAGATCCAGGCGAAGTATCAGCCGCTCGGCGCGCAGCGCAAGGCGGCGTTCGACAGCGCCGTGGCCGCGTACAACGCGCAGGTCGACGCCATCAAGAAGGCGACCAAGCCCGGCGCCCAGCCGAGCGATACGCCGGCCCGCCAGCAGGCCGCGGAGCGCGTGCAGCAGGCCCAGGATTCGGCCGAGCAGCTCAACCAGGAAGTGAACCAGGTGATGGGCTACGTCCGCTCGCAGATCGTCGATCATGCGCGCCCCGTCGCCGAGCAGATTCGCGCCGAGCGCAAGGCCACCGTGGTGATCCCGAAGGACGGCGTACTCGCCTCCGATCCGGCTGCCGACATCACCTCGACGCTGATCCAGCGCCTCGACACCAGCTTCCCGACCGCCAGCATCGTGCTGCCGCAGCAGCCGGCGGCGGGTGCCGCGGCCGCTCCGGCCAACCCGAAGGCGCCGCAGGGCCGGTGA
- a CDS encoding 1-deoxy-D-xylulose-5-phosphate reductoisomerase, translated as MRTVTILGATGSVGTSTLDLVEREPDRFRIEALTAYSNVDDLAAAAKRTRAKIAVIGDAARYDALKAALSGTGIEAAAGPQAIIDAAARGADWTMAAIVGLAGLEPTMAAIGAGKSVALANKESLVSAGSIMIRATEAAGARLLPVDSEHNAVFQCYEPEPGRVSRIILTASGGPFRTWSREQMRTVTPAQAVKHPNWSMGAKISVDSASMMNKGLELIEAHHLFPIGADKLEVLVHPQSVVHSMVEYIDGSVLAQLGSPDMRVPIAHALAWPARMRTPCQRLDLAAVGKLEFEAPDFDRFPALALAKEALAAGGARPAVLNAANETAVAAFLAGEVGFLDIAAIVAEVLAQYEPDAPETLSEVVAIDAEARHKAASVMRRMAA; from the coding sequence ATGCGGACGGTTACCATTCTCGGCGCGACCGGATCGGTCGGCACTTCCACCCTCGATCTGGTCGAGCGCGAACCGGATCGTTTCCGGATCGAGGCGCTCACCGCCTACAGCAATGTCGACGATCTCGCGGCCGCCGCGAAGCGCACGCGTGCGAAGATCGCGGTGATCGGCGACGCGGCGCGCTACGATGCGCTGAAGGCGGCGCTGTCCGGCACGGGGATCGAGGCGGCTGCCGGCCCCCAGGCGATCATCGATGCGGCGGCGCGCGGCGCGGACTGGACGATGGCGGCGATCGTCGGCCTCGCGGGTCTGGAGCCGACCATGGCGGCGATCGGCGCGGGCAAGTCCGTGGCGCTGGCCAACAAGGAATCCCTGGTCTCCGCCGGCTCGATCATGATCCGCGCGACCGAGGCGGCGGGCGCGCGCCTGCTGCCGGTCGATTCGGAGCATAATGCCGTCTTCCAATGCTACGAGCCGGAGCCGGGTCGGGTCAGCCGCATCATCCTCACCGCGAGCGGCGGCCCGTTCCGCACCTGGAGTCGCGAACAGATGCGCACGGTCACGCCGGCGCAGGCGGTGAAGCACCCGAACTGGTCGATGGGCGCCAAGATCTCGGTCGATTCGGCGTCGATGATGAACAAGGGCCTCGAACTGATCGAGGCGCACCACCTCTTCCCGATCGGCGCCGACAAGCTGGAGGTGCTGGTCCACCCGCAGTCGGTGGTGCACTCGATGGTCGAATATATCGACGGATCGGTGCTGGCCCAACTCGGCTCGCCCGACATGCGTGTGCCGATCGCCCACGCGCTGGCGTGGCCGGCGCGGATGCGGACGCCCTGCCAGCGGCTCGATCTCGCCGCCGTCGGCAAGCTGGAGTTCGAGGCGCCCGATTTCGATCGCTTTCCGGCCCTGGCCCTCGCCAAGGAGGCGCTGGCGGCCGGCGGTGCCCGCCCGGCGGTGCTGAACGCCGCCAACGAGACCGCCGTCGCGGCTTTTTTGGCGGGTGAGGTCGGCTTCCTCGATATTGCCGCAATCGTCGCCGAGGTTCTGGCGCAATATGAACCAGATGCACCCGAAACTCTCTCCGAAGTGGTGGCGATCGACGCCGAGGCCCGCCACAAAGCCGCATCGGTAATGCGGAGGATGGCGGCGTGA
- the rpsB gene encoding 30S ribosomal protein S2, giving the protein MAAPSVSMHQLLDVGAHFGHQTHRWNPKMKPYIFGDRNGVHIIDLSQTVPLFARALDFVSDTVARGGKVLFVGTKRQAQEPIADAARQSGQHFVNHRWLGGMLTNWKTISGSIKRYKALEEQLAGDTAGLTKKEVLQLTRERDKFELSLGGIRDMGGIPDVMFVIDANKEELAIKEANTLGIPVVAILDSNVSPDGIAFPIPANDDASRAIRLYCELIAEAATRGNHGARAQSGADLGAMDEPPAEAALA; this is encoded by the coding sequence ATGGCGGCACCGTCCGTCTCGATGCATCAGCTGCTCGACGTTGGCGCGCACTTCGGCCACCAGACCCACCGCTGGAACCCGAAGATGAAGCCCTACATCTTCGGCGATCGCAATGGCGTCCACATCATCGACCTGTCGCAGACCGTGCCGCTCTTCGCGCGCGCTCTCGATTTCGTGTCCGACACCGTCGCGCGCGGCGGCAAGGTGCTGTTCGTCGGCACCAAGCGCCAGGCGCAGGAGCCGATCGCTGACGCCGCCCGCCAGTCGGGCCAGCACTTCGTCAACCATCGTTGGCTGGGCGGCATGCTCACCAACTGGAAGACCATCTCGGGCTCGATCAAGCGCTACAAGGCGCTTGAGGAGCAGCTGGCGGGCGACACCGCGGGCCTCACCAAGAAGGAAGTCCTCCAGCTCACCCGCGAGCGCGACAAGTTCGAGCTGTCGCTCGGCGGCATCCGCGACATGGGCGGCATTCCGGACGTGATGTTCGTGATCGACGCCAACAAGGAAGAGCTGGCGATCAAGGAAGCCAACACGCTGGGTATCCCGGTCGTCGCGATCCTCGATTCGAACGTCTCGCCCGACGGCATCGCCTTCCCGATCCCGGCGAACGACGACGCCAGCCGCGCCATCCGCCTCTATTGCGAGCTGATCGCTGAAGCCGCGACCCGTGGCAACCACGGCGCCCGTGCACAGTCCGGTGCCGATCTCGGCGCCATGGACGAGCCGCCGGCGGAAGCGGCGCTCGCGTAA
- the tsf gene encoding translation elongation factor Ts: MAEITAATVKELRERSGAGMMDCKKALSETNGDMEAAVDWLRSKGLAAAAKKSSRTAAEGLVGVAVAGTKGAAVEVNSETDFVAKNDQFQGFVKAVTGIALEKAIEDIEQLKNAAYPGGGTVADALTANVATIGENQTLRRAKVLEVSQGAVVPYVHNQTVPGLGKIGVLVALESDAGVDVLEPLGKQLAMHIAAAFPQALHHDQLDQDTIERERVIAREKAAESGKPENIIEKMVEGAVMKFKKEAALLSQLFVMDNKTPIEEVVAKAGKDAGTKIVLKDYVRFQLGEGIEKESSDFAAEVAAAAGVKA; encoded by the coding sequence ATGGCGGAGATCACCGCTGCGACCGTCAAGGAACTGCGCGAGCGCTCGGGCGCCGGCATGATGGACTGCAAGAAGGCGCTGAGCGAGACCAACGGCGACATGGAAGCCGCCGTCGACTGGCTGCGCTCGAAGGGCCTCGCCGCCGCCGCCAAGAAGTCGAGCCGCACGGCCGCTGAAGGTCTGGTCGGCGTCGCCGTCGCCGGCACCAAGGGCGCGGCCGTCGAGGTCAATTCGGAGACCGACTTCGTCGCCAAGAACGATCAGTTCCAGGGCTTCGTGAAGGCCGTCACCGGCATCGCGCTGGAAAAGGCGATCGAGGATATCGAGCAGCTGAAGAACGCCGCCTATCCGGGTGGCGGCACCGTCGCCGACGCGCTCACCGCGAACGTCGCGACGATCGGCGAGAACCAGACGCTGCGCCGCGCGAAGGTGCTGGAAGTGTCGCAGGGCGCGGTCGTGCCCTACGTCCACAACCAGACCGTGCCGGGCCTCGGCAAGATCGGCGTGCTTGTCGCGCTCGAATCGGATGCCGGCGTGGACGTGCTGGAGCCGCTCGGCAAGCAGCTGGCGATGCACATCGCCGCCGCTTTCCCGCAGGCGCTGCACCATGACCAGCTCGATCAGGACACGATCGAGCGCGAGCGCGTGATCGCCCGCGAGAAGGCCGCCGAGAGCGGCAAGCCCGAGAACATCATCGAGAAGATGGTCGAGGGCGCGGTCATGAAGTTCAAGAAGGAAGCCGCGCTCCTGTCGCAGCTCTTCGTCATGGACAACAAGACCCCGATCGAAGAGGTCGTGGCCAAGGCGGGCAAGGATGCCGGCACCAAGATCGTGCTGAAGGACTATGTCCGCTTCCAGCTCGGCGAAGGCATCGAGAAGGAATCGTCGGACTTCGCCGCCGAAGTGGCTGCCGCCGCCGGCGTGAAGGCCTGA
- the frr gene encoding ribosome recycling factor: MAGPVYDKADLERRMAGAVEALRHDLQGLRTGRASTALLDPVNVTVYGAQMPLNQVATVSVPEPRLISVQVWDKSNVGPVDKAIRSAGLGLNPIVDGTTLRLPIPDLTEERRKELAKLCGGYAEKAKIAVRNVRRDGMDNLKTDEKKNGLSEDERKRHETEVQKLTDATIADIDTVTAAKEKEILGK; the protein is encoded by the coding sequence ATGGCGGGACCAGTTTACGACAAGGCCGATCTCGAGCGCCGCATGGCGGGCGCCGTGGAGGCTCTCAGGCATGATCTTCAGGGCCTGCGCACCGGCCGCGCATCCACCGCGCTGCTCGATCCGGTGAACGTCACCGTCTACGGCGCGCAGATGCCGCTGAACCAGGTGGCGACCGTCTCGGTGCCCGAGCCGCGCCTGATCTCGGTGCAGGTGTGGGACAAGTCGAACGTCGGCCCGGTCGACAAGGCGATCCGCTCGGCGGGCCTCGGCCTCAACCCGATCGTCGACGGCACGACGCTGCGCCTGCCGATCCCGGATCTGACCGAGGAACGTCGCAAGGAACTCGCGAAGCTGTGCGGCGGCTATGCCGAGAAGGCTAAGATCGCGGTGCGCAACGTCCGCCGCGACGGCATGGACAACCTCAAGACCGACGAGAAGAAGAACGGCCTGTCGGAAGACGAGCGCAAGCGCCACGAGACCGAGGTGCAGAAGCTGACCGACGCCACGATCGCCGATATCGACACGGTGACGGCGGCGAAGGAGAAGGAAATCCTCGGCAAGTGA
- the bamA gene encoding outer membrane protein assembly factor BamA: MEGKHSRIVSVLLIGTILGAGYAVPAEAAKTPKPHGVPVPVGAPAPSVPAPEAASPSETIRTIKVTGNQRLEAETVLSYISLHVGGTYTREAGDTALKALYATELFADVQIKDENAGDLIIQVRENPVVNRIVLEGNKRLKNDKIMPEIKLSAREIFTRSKVRADVGRIIELYRRQGRYAATVDPQMVLLDQNRVDVVFEIHEGDKSKVRRINIIGNDHFSDSQLKGQMATKEATLTHFLSSGTSYDPDRMAYDQQKLRQFYLTQGYADFRVVSAVAELTPDKKDFIITYVVEEGKRYKFGDINVESDIRDIKPDMLKPLIKMKPGDWYNAKAVEDTVDSMTETAGLLGYAFANIDPDFKRDGDKLTMGVTYKVNQTPRVYVERININGNTLTQDKVVRREFRLSEGDAFNGYSVKRSRDRIRSLGYFQDKLEIDQKPGSAPDKVVLEANVQEKSTGQLQVSAGYSSLEKFIISLSIEQNNFRGKGQTVRASADWSAYSKSVSLGFTEPYLFDKNLALGFDIFRRDYRSFDYTSTDSRNTTYNQTTTGFQIRLGIPLTEYWTLATRYGLSQDKVSLDKDIYYSTFNTSGTLACDPIVAGRYLCDAVGNRTTSSVGYSLVYDNLNNRILPTSGNRFVFSQDFAGLGGSVKYVRTTVQDDKYKNLGSGFILNFHAEGGYILGYGAKRYDDVGNELDQIRLTDRFQLGSPQIRGFDIRGVGPRVTRYAYNTDGTLNMTKDGRLQDDALGGRAYYLGHIEMAIPLGSGAKEAGFKPSVYVDAGSVFGTKAPATLDEPAGSPGLTRPILDGDGSKQCQNTTDSSLSKQPTSGVCPSGTSLYASTISPFKEIYTGNSWKPRVSVGFGVSWNSPFGPLRIDIAKALVKQKGDDTKLFNFNVGTQF; the protein is encoded by the coding sequence ATCGAAGGCAAGCACAGCCGGATCGTGTCCGTGCTGCTGATCGGAACGATCCTCGGCGCCGGCTATGCCGTGCCCGCCGAAGCCGCCAAGACGCCGAAGCCCCACGGCGTTCCGGTGCCCGTTGGCGCGCCGGCTCCCTCCGTGCCGGCTCCGGAGGCGGCCTCGCCGTCCGAGACGATCCGCACGATCAAGGTGACGGGCAACCAGCGCCTCGAGGCCGAGACGGTGCTGTCCTACATCAGCCTGCATGTCGGCGGCACCTACACCCGTGAGGCGGGCGATACGGCGCTGAAGGCGCTCTACGCGACCGAGTTGTTCGCGGACGTCCAGATCAAGGATGAGAATGCCGGCGACCTGATCATCCAGGTGCGCGAGAACCCGGTCGTCAACCGCATCGTGCTGGAAGGCAACAAGCGGCTGAAGAACGACAAGATCATGCCGGAGATCAAGCTCTCCGCGCGCGAGATCTTCACCCGTTCCAAGGTACGCGCCGACGTCGGCCGCATCATCGAACTGTATCGCCGCCAGGGCCGCTATGCCGCGACGGTCGATCCGCAGATGGTGCTGCTCGACCAGAACCGGGTCGACGTGGTGTTCGAGATCCATGAGGGCGACAAGTCCAAGGTCCGCCGCATCAACATCATCGGCAACGACCATTTCTCGGACAGCCAGCTCAAGGGGCAGATGGCCACCAAGGAGGCCACGCTCACCCACTTCCTGTCGTCGGGCACCAGCTACGATCCCGATCGCATGGCCTACGACCAGCAGAAGCTGCGCCAGTTCTACCTGACGCAGGGCTATGCCGACTTCCGCGTGGTCTCCGCCGTCGCCGAACTGACGCCGGACAAGAAGGACTTCATCATCACGTACGTGGTGGAGGAAGGGAAGCGCTACAAGTTCGGCGACATCAACGTCGAGAGCGACATCCGCGACATCAAGCCGGACATGCTCAAGCCGCTGATCAAGATGAAGCCGGGCGACTGGTATAACGCCAAGGCGGTGGAAGACACGGTCGACAGCATGACCGAGACGGCCGGCCTGCTCGGCTATGCCTTCGCCAACATCGATCCGGACTTCAAGCGCGACGGCGACAAGCTGACGATGGGTGTCACCTACAAGGTGAACCAGACGCCGCGCGTCTATGTCGAGCGGATCAACATCAACGGCAACACGCTGACGCAGGACAAGGTCGTGCGCCGGGAGTTCCGCCTGTCCGAAGGCGATGCATTCAACGGCTATTCGGTGAAGCGTTCGCGCGATCGCATCCGCTCGCTCGGCTATTTCCAAGACAAGCTGGAGATCGACCAGAAGCCGGGTTCGGCGCCGGACAAGGTGGTTCTCGAAGCAAACGTGCAGGAGAAGTCGACCGGCCAGCTTCAGGTCTCGGCCGGCTATTCCAGCCTCGAGAAGTTCATCATCAGCCTGTCGATCGAACAGAACAACTTCCGCGGCAAGGGCCAGACGGTCCGCGCCTCTGCGGACTGGTCGGCCTACTCGAAGTCGGTCAGCCTCGGCTTCACCGAACCCTATCTGTTCGACAAGAATCTGGCGCTCGGCTTCGACATCTTCCGGCGTGATTACCGCTCGTTCGACTATACCAGCACCGACAGCCGGAACACGACCTACAACCAGACGACGACGGGCTTCCAGATTCGCCTCGGCATCCCGCTGACCGAATATTGGACGCTGGCGACCCGATATGGCCTCAGCCAGGACAAGGTGTCGCTGGACAAGGACATCTATTACAGCACCTTCAATACGAGCGGGACACTGGCCTGCGATCCGATCGTGGCGGGCCGTTACCTCTGCGACGCGGTGGGTAACCGGACCACGTCGTCGGTGGGCTACAGCCTCGTCTACGACAATCTGAACAACCGTATCCTGCCGACATCGGGCAACCGCTTCGTGTTCAGCCAGGATTTCGCGGGCCTCGGCGGCAGCGTGAAATATGTCCGCACCACCGTGCAGGACGACAAATACAAGAATCTCGGCAGCGGCTTCATCCTCAACTTCCACGCGGAGGGCGGCTACATCCTCGGCTATGGTGCGAAGCGTTACGACGACGTCGGCAACGAGCTGGACCAGATCCGCCTGACCGACCGCTTCCAGCTCGGCAGCCCGCAGATCCGTGGTTTCGACATCCGCGGTGTCGGCCCGCGCGTGACGCGCTACGCCTACAATACTGACGGCACGCTCAACATGACCAAGGACGGCCGCCTGCAGGACGACGCGCTCGGTGGCCGTGCCTACTATCTCGGCCATATCGAGATGGCGATCCCGCTCGGGTCCGGCGCCAAGGAGGCGGGCTTCAAGCCGTCGGTTTACGTCGATGCCGGCTCGGTGTTCGGCACCAAGGCGCCAGCGACGCTGGATGAGCCGGCGGGTTCGCCGGGTCTGACCCGTCCGATCCTGGACGGCGACGGTAGCAAGCAGTGCCAGAACACGACGGACTCCAGCCTGTCCAAGCAGCCGACAAGCGGCGTCTGTCCGTCGGGCACGAGCCTCTACGCCTCCACGATCAGCCCCTTCAAGGAAATCTATACCGGCAACAGCTGGAAGCCGCGCGTGTCGGTCGGCTTCGGCGTCTCATGGAATTCGCCCTTCGGGCCGCTGCGCATTGACATCGCCAAGGCGCTCGTCAAGCAAAAGGGCGACGATACCAAACTCTTCAATTTCAACGTGGGAACCCAGTTCTGA